From a single Marinobacter sp. THAF197a genomic region:
- the fadA gene encoding acetyl-CoA C-acyltransferase FadA yields the protein MSLNPRDVVVVDCVRTPMGRAKNGCFRNVRAETLSAALIEALFERNPKLDPKEVEDVIWGCVNQTKEQGFNVARQISLLTRIPHESAAQTVNRLCGSAMSAIHTAAQAIQTGNGDVFMVGGVEHMGHVPMTAGFDHNPAASKYTAKASNMMGLTAEMLAKMHGITREQQDEFGARSHRLAHEATVEGRFKNEIVPVEGHDENGFVKLIEEDETIRPETTAESLSQLRPAFDPKNGTVTAGTSSQLTDGAAAMVLMSAERAEALGLKPIAKIRSMAVAGCDPAIMGYGPVPATKKALKRAGLKVEDIDFWELNEAFAGQSLPVLKDLKLLGVMEEKVNLNGGAIALGHPLGCSGARISTTLLNVMQAKGGKLGVSTMCIGLGQGIATVWERL from the coding sequence ATGAGCCTTAATCCGAGAGACGTTGTCGTCGTCGATTGCGTGCGGACTCCGATGGGTCGTGCCAAAAACGGCTGTTTCCGCAACGTTCGCGCCGAGACTCTGTCCGCTGCGCTGATTGAAGCACTGTTTGAGCGCAACCCGAAGCTCGACCCGAAAGAAGTAGAAGATGTGATCTGGGGCTGTGTAAACCAGACCAAAGAGCAGGGCTTTAACGTGGCACGGCAGATTTCCCTGCTGACCCGTATCCCTCACGAGTCTGCTGCCCAGACCGTTAACCGTCTGTGTGGTTCCGCCATGAGCGCCATCCACACAGCTGCCCAGGCTATCCAGACTGGCAACGGTGATGTGTTCATGGTGGGTGGTGTCGAGCACATGGGCCACGTACCCATGACCGCTGGCTTTGACCACAACCCGGCTGCGTCCAAGTATACTGCCAAGGCCTCCAACATGATGGGCCTGACTGCAGAAATGCTGGCGAAAATGCACGGCATTACCCGTGAGCAACAGGATGAGTTCGGTGCCCGTTCCCATCGCCTGGCTCACGAAGCTACCGTTGAAGGCCGCTTCAAGAACGAAATCGTTCCGGTTGAAGGTCATGACGAAAATGGCTTTGTGAAGCTGATCGAAGAAGACGAGACCATTCGTCCAGAAACCACGGCTGAGTCCCTCAGCCAGCTGCGTCCGGCGTTTGATCCGAAGAACGGTACCGTGACTGCTGGTACTTCCTCGCAGCTGACCGACGGTGCCGCTGCGATGGTGCTGATGTCAGCCGAGCGCGCAGAAGCCCTGGGCCTGAAGCCGATCGCCAAGATTCGCAGCATGGCAGTTGCCGGCTGTGATCCCGCGATCATGGGCTACGGTCCGGTTCCGGCTACCAAGAAGGCGCTGAAGCGTGCTGGCCTGAAAGTCGAAGACATCGACTTCTGGGAACTGAACGAAGCCTTCGCTGGCCAATCCCTGCCGGTTCTGAAAGATCTGAAACTGCTGGGCGTAATGGAAGAGAAGGTTAACCTGAACGGCGGCGCGATTGCCCTTGGCCATCCGCTGGGCTGCTCTGGTGCCCGTATCTCCACCACACTGCTGAATGTTATGCAGGCCAAAGGCGGTAAGCTTGGTGTTTCCACCATGTGTATCGGTCTTGGCCAGGGCATTGCCACTGTGTGGGAGCGCCTCTGA
- the fadB gene encoding fatty acid oxidation complex subunit alpha FadB, producing MIYEGKAITVKEIEGGIAQLDFDLQGESVNKFNRLTIEELGAAAEALKSQKNLKGLVVTSSKDSFIVGADITEFTELFAGSEEDLVANNLKANEVFNAIEDLPFPTVTAINGIALGGGFEMCLATDYRVMAPKAKVGLPEVKLGIFPGFGGTVRLSRLVGVDNAVEWIAGGTENRADAALKVGAVDAVVEADKLVAAAVAIISQCNEGKLDNLARREEKKGKIKLNAMESMMAFEISKAFVAGKAGKNYPAPVEAIKTMQKHAGMTRDKAIEVEAKGFAKMAKTNVAACLVGLFLNDQALKKKASAWEKEASDVKLAAVLGAGIMGGGVAFQSALKGTPIVMKDINQDGIKLGLNEAKKLLSKRVAKGKMDAGQMGDVLNNITPTLNYGDFKSVDLVVEAVVENPKVKDAVLRETEDAVREDTILTSNTSTISINLLAKNLKRPENFCGMHFFNPVHMMPLVEVIRGEKTSDRAIATTVAYAKAMGKTPIVVNDCPGFLVNRVLFPYFGGFAALLRDGADFQKIDKVMEKFGWPMGPAYLLDVVGMDTAKHANEVMAEGFPDRMKADFKSGIDVMFENNRYGQKNDKGFYKYEEDKKGKPKKVVDEETYKLIEPVVNGSKDFDEEEIIARMMIPLCLETVRCLEDNIVEDPADADMGLIYGIGFPPFRGGALRYIDDMGVDKFVELADKYADLGPLYAPTEKLREMAKTGKKFFG from the coding sequence ATGATTTACGAAGGTAAAGCCATCACGGTTAAAGAGATCGAAGGCGGGATCGCTCAGTTGGACTTTGACTTGCAAGGCGAGTCAGTTAACAAGTTCAACCGTCTCACCATCGAAGAGCTGGGCGCCGCAGCTGAAGCACTCAAATCCCAGAAGAACCTCAAGGGCCTGGTAGTTACCAGCTCCAAGGACAGCTTTATTGTCGGTGCGGATATCACCGAGTTCACCGAGCTGTTTGCAGGTTCCGAGGAAGACCTCGTTGCTAACAACCTGAAGGCGAACGAAGTTTTCAACGCCATCGAAGATCTGCCGTTCCCGACGGTTACCGCTATCAACGGTATCGCTCTGGGCGGTGGTTTTGAGATGTGTCTGGCCACCGACTACCGTGTTATGGCTCCCAAGGCCAAGGTTGGTCTGCCGGAAGTGAAGCTGGGTATCTTCCCGGGCTTTGGCGGTACTGTACGTCTGTCCCGTCTGGTGGGTGTGGACAACGCCGTTGAGTGGATTGCCGGTGGTACTGAAAACCGTGCCGATGCCGCTCTGAAAGTGGGCGCTGTTGATGCCGTGGTTGAAGCAGACAAGCTGGTAGCCGCCGCTGTTGCCATTATCAGCCAGTGCAACGAAGGCAAGCTGGATAACCTGGCCCGTCGCGAAGAGAAGAAGGGCAAGATCAAGCTGAACGCCATGGAAAGCATGATGGCGTTCGAGATTTCCAAGGCGTTCGTGGCCGGCAAGGCTGGCAAAAACTACCCGGCGCCGGTGGAAGCCATCAAGACCATGCAGAAGCATGCCGGCATGACCCGCGACAAGGCGATCGAAGTGGAAGCCAAGGGCTTCGCCAAGATGGCCAAGACCAACGTTGCCGCGTGTCTGGTTGGTCTGTTCCTGAATGACCAGGCTCTGAAGAAGAAAGCTAGTGCCTGGGAAAAAGAAGCTTCTGACGTGAAACTGGCCGCTGTACTGGGTGCCGGTATCATGGGTGGCGGTGTGGCATTCCAGTCTGCGCTGAAAGGCACGCCGATCGTTATGAAAGACATCAATCAGGACGGCATCAAGCTGGGCCTGAATGAGGCCAAGAAACTGCTGTCCAAGCGCGTTGCCAAGGGCAAGATGGACGCCGGCCAAATGGGCGATGTTCTGAACAACATCACACCAACCCTGAACTACGGCGATTTCAAGAGCGTAGATCTGGTGGTTGAAGCGGTTGTTGAGAACCCGAAGGTTAAAGACGCGGTTCTGCGTGAAACTGAAGACGCGGTTCGCGAAGACACCATCCTGACCTCTAACACCTCTACGATCTCCATCAACCTTCTGGCCAAGAACCTGAAGCGTCCGGAGAACTTCTGTGGCATGCACTTCTTCAACCCGGTACACATGATGCCGCTGGTTGAGGTTATCCGTGGCGAGAAGACCAGTGACCGTGCCATCGCGACCACCGTTGCTTACGCCAAGGCCATGGGCAAGACCCCGATCGTGGTCAACGATTGCCCGGGCTTCCTGGTTAACCGTGTCCTGTTCCCGTATTTCGGTGGATTTGCCGCGCTGCTGCGTGACGGTGCTGATTTCCAGAAGATCGACAAGGTGATGGAGAAGTTCGGCTGGCCCATGGGCCCGGCTTACCTGCTCGACGTCGTGGGTATGGATACTGCCAAGCACGCCAACGAAGTGATGGCAGAGGGCTTCCCGGATCGCATGAAGGCCGACTTCAAGTCTGGCATTGACGTGATGTTCGAGAACAACCGTTACGGTCAGAAGAACGACAAAGGCTTCTACAAGTACGAAGAAGACAAGAAGGGCAAGCCGAAGAAAGTTGTCGACGAAGAAACCTACAAGCTTATTGAGCCTGTGGTTAACGGCAGCAAGGACTTCGACGAAGAAGAAATCATCGCCCGCATGATGATTCCTCTGTGCCTGGAAACCGTTCGCTGCCTGGAAGACAACATTGTTGAAGACCCGGCCGATGCAGACATGGGCCTGATCTACGGTATCGGTTTCCCTCCGTTCCGTGGTGGTGCTCTGCGCTACATCGACGACATGGGCGTCGACAAGTTCGTCGAACTGGCAGACAAGTACGCAGATCTTGGCCCGCTGTACGCGCCGACCGAGAAGCTGCGTGAAATGGCCAAGACCGGCAAGAAGTTCTTTGGCTAA